In the Mytilus trossulus isolate FHL-02 chromosome 1, PNRI_Mtr1.1.1.hap1, whole genome shotgun sequence genome, one interval contains:
- the LOC134692100 gene encoding heavy metal-binding protein HIP-like codes for MCSTYLLLVVLFSFLIFGISGQQKKNAAMSEEKLGRTKREKSSFNFYKTIELITNSQKEVYRHFQAQIERQNERIERLTIGKENSDQKYNNLVKDIVSFKRTEKSKNIGFSAAVRTHVILKAGEIVKFNTIKSNEGKAYNPATGIFEVPISGTYMFTCTILTKAGSVLEICLKVNHQDYNMCVYSIAVNGHNSATNSIVLRLKKGDHVMMTKFRNNGRKPFYVHGNSSWSTFSGFLIHT; via the coding sequence ATGTGCAGCACATATTTACTTCTTGTAgtcttgttttcttttctgATATTCGGAATAAGTGGTCAACAGAAAAAGAATGCTGCAATGTCAGAAGAAAAACTTGGTCGGACAAAACGAGAGAAGAGTAGTTTCAATTTCTATAAAACTATTGAACTTATCACGAACTCTCAGAAAGAAGTGTATCGTCACTTTCAAGCCCAAATTGAAAGACAAAATGAAAGGATAGAAAGACTGACAATTGGAAAAGAAAACTCGGACCAGAAATATAATAACCTGGTCAAAGATATCGTTTCATTCAAACGCACTGAGAAGTCTAAAAACATAGGATTTTCAGCTGCAGTTAGGACCCATGTAATACTAAAAGCTGGTGAAATAGTTAAATTCAatacaatcaaatcaaatgaagGAAAAGCATACAATCCTGCTACTGGCATATTTGAGGTACCAATTAGTGGGACTTATATGTTCACATGTACTATTTTAACCAAAGCTGGCTCTGTTTTGGAAATTTGCTTAAAAGTTAACCACCAGGATTATAACATGTGTGTGTATTCTATAGCTGTGAATGGTCATAACAGTGCTACAAACTCTATTGTCTTAAGACTAAAGAAAGGAGATCATGTTATGATGactaaattcagaaataatggAAGAAAGCCATTCTATGTACATGGTAACAGTAGTTGGAGCACTTTCTCTGGATTTTTAATTCATACATAA
- the LOC134692120 gene encoding methylcrotonoyl-CoA carboxylase beta chain, mitochondrial-like: MKMSVRRVISKQIKQTFLNNALHTYCKIQTISNTRLLSSTAGSNNKKKNVFRVLDGTISKTSAININNANFEKLSMLHKQFTKIASAGGGEKAIERHTIKQKKMLVTERLKHLLDDAADFLELSMFAGLQMEYGDIPRAGIITGIGKVHGKWCLVVANDATVKGGTVYPITLQKQLRAQEIAEQNHLPTVYVIESGGAFLPLQAQIFNDGGRTFYNEAVMSSQGIPQIAIVCGNCTAGGAYVPTMADEAVMIHKKGYIFLGGPPLVQAATGEIVTAEDLGGATLHCSVSGCTDYFAEDEAEALELGRDIIATLNITMNDNTTTTSEEPLYDAGELPGLVNTDNQMDIYKVISRITDGSRFHEFKTKFGDTLITGFAHVHGQLVGIVASNGELTEPAADKGAHFVQMCGERSIPLIFLQNTNGEDSTVTNGLKNGDKLRAQAKLMSIVSTSPVPKITFIIGNGVGPVSYIMGGKAVSPHFLFCWPNAVIGLTEPQVVAQEICASKDSLSSEDQAKIYEKCNKESTAFYGASRMWNDGIVLPQDTRQVLRQCLSITRAYRATQPVQAPVIRM, translated from the exons atgaaaatgagTGTTCGCAGAGTCATATcgaaacaaattaaacaaacatttcttaATAATGCATTGCACACGTattgtaaaatacaaacaatatcaAACACCAGACTTTTATCAAGCACAGCAGgatcaaataataaaaagaaaaatgtatttagagTTTTAGATGGAACTATTTCTAAAACCAGTGCAATCAACATAAAcaatgcaaattttgaaaagttgtcaATGTTGcacaaacaatttaccaaaattGCCTCAGCAGGCGGTGGTGAAAAGGCGATAGAGCGCCATAccattaaacaaaagaaaatgttgGTTACAGAAAGACTAAAACATCTCTTAGATGATGCTGCTGACTTTTTGGAATTATCAATGTTTGCAGGATTACAAATGGAATATGGAGATATACCTAGAGCAGGCATTATTACAG GAATTGGTAAAGTGCATGGCAAATGGTGTTTAGTGGTAGCCAATGATGCTACAGTTAAAGGGGGAACAGTTTATCCAATAACCCTACAGAAACAATTAAGGGCACAAGAAATTGCAGAACAGAACCATCTTCCTACTGTTTATGTGATAGAATCAGGAGGAGCATTTCTTCCTTTACAG GCCCAGATATTCAATGATGGTGGCAGGACATTTTATAATGAAGCTGTGATGTCTTCTCAGGGAATTCCACAG ATAGCTATAGTGTGTGGAAATTGTACAGCAGGAGGAGCATATGTCCCAACTATGGCAGATGAAGCTGTTATGATACACAAGAAAGGATATATTTTCCTTGGTGGACCACCATTAGTGCAGGCTGCAACAGGAGAAATAGTCACTGCTGAGGATCTAGGGGGAGCAACTCTTCATTGTAG TGTTAGTGGCTGTACAGATTATTTTGCTGAAGATGAGGCTGAGGCTTTAGAATTAGGTCGAGATATTATAGCTACgttaaatattacaatgaatGACAACACAACAACTACATCAGAGGAACCTTTGTATGACGCTGGAGAATTACCAGGACTTGTAAATACAGACAATCAAATGGATATTTATAAG GTAATTTCAAGAATTACAGATGGCAGTAGATTCCATGAATTCAAAACAAAGTTTGGTGATACTTTGATCACTGGATTTGCACATGTACATGG ACAACTTGTGGGGATTGTAGCTAGCAATGGAGAACTGACAGAGCCTGCAGCAGACAAAGGAGCACACTTTGTACAGATGTGTGGTGAAAGATCTATTCCACTGATATTTCTACAGAATACTAATGGGGAAGATAGTACTGTTACTAATG GATTAAAGAATGGTGATAAATTAAGAGCACAAGCAAAGTTGATGTCGATTGTTAGTACCAGTCCGGTACCAAAGATTACATTTATTATTGGGAATGGTGTGGGACCAGTTAGTTATATTATG GGAGGTAAAGCTGTCAGCcctcattttctattttgttggCCAAATGCTGTGATAGGTCTAACAGAACCTCAGGTTGTAGCTCAGGAAATTTGTGCA AGTAAAGATTCATTAAGTTCTGAAGACCAAGCCAAAATATATGAGAAGTGCAATAAAGAATCTACAGCATTTTATGGAGCATCAAGAATGTGGAATGATGGAATAGTACTGCCACAAGATACACGACAG gTTTTACGGCAGTGTCTAAGTATTACCAGAGCCTACAGAGCAACACAACCTGTACAAGCACCTGTGATAAGAATGtag